In one Lolium rigidum isolate FL_2022 chromosome 3, APGP_CSIRO_Lrig_0.1, whole genome shotgun sequence genomic region, the following are encoded:
- the LOC124695140 gene encoding uncharacterized protein LOC124695140 has product MELITYIAICLSFSFLLPSYATATTPAGMIERETKQQILASIPPHGQENPVLFLTSPSGKYAAHFIRSQTVPGAGGLGADFCYVEILDISEPGAEGQSVWESECLAVSTINTCALVFSWKGLEVFDGSNSVWHTHDTESVDNNFLRTLQLVDEGDMRILDKGGELAWKASDEPRAAQHCGMPGSPGLVSATAPFAQPIGQGSGNLPFGQDEGSNGNGNAGAAQPEMPLAPLPQTAAYGGVAGQGQGVEEVGQTIGFGSQPLVDNSPYDSGALKQGCSLVGTGVALGLSVAIAMALGF; this is encoded by the coding sequence ATGGAGCTAATCACCTACATTGCCATATGTCTCTCGTTCTCCTTTCTCCTCCCTTCCTACGCCACAGCAACTACGCCAGCCGGCATGATAGAGCGGGAAACTAAGCAGCAGATTCTGGCAAGCATTCCGCCACATGGGCAGGAGAATCCCGTGCTGTTCCTGACGTCGCCTTCCGGCAAGTACGCGGCGCACTTCATACGCAGCCAGACCGTGCCGGGCGCCGGAGGCCTCGGGGCAGACTTCTGCTATGTGGAAATTCTCGACATCTCCGAGCCAGGCGCGGAGGGGCAGAGCGTGTGGGAGTCAGAGTGCTTGGCTGTGAGCACCATCAACACCTGCGCACTCGTGTTCTCATGGAAAGGTTTGGAGGTGTTCGACGGGAGCAACTCGGTGTGGCACACACATGACACGGAGTCGGTTGACAACAACTTCCTCAGAACCCTGCAGCTTGTGGACGAGGGTGACATGCGCATCCTCGACAAGGGCGGCGAGCTGGCTTGGAAGGCCAGCGACGAGCCACGAGCAGCGCAGCACTGCGGGATGCCCGGCTCGCCTGGCCTGGTCTCGGCAACAGCGCCCTTCGCCCAGCCGATCGGGCAGGGGAGTGGAAACCTACCATTTGGACAGGATGAAGGAAGCAACGGAAATGGCAACGCCGGCGCAGCACAGCCCGAGATGCCGCTAGCACCGCTGCCACAGACGGCAGCATACGGTGGTGTCGCTGGGCAGGGGCAGGGCGTGGAGGAGGTTGGGCAGACGATTGGATTTGGTAGCCAACCGTTGGTGGACAACAGCCCGTACGACAGTGGTGCACTGAAGCAGGGATGCAGCTTGGTTGGAACTGGAGTTGCCTTGGGTCTCAGTGTTGCCATTGCCATGGCCCTCGGTTTCTGA
- the LOC124695141 gene encoding uncharacterized protein LOC124695141: protein MELITYIAMWLSFTFLLPSYATAMAPTGIVEREIKQQILASIPPHWEENPVLFLTSPSGKYAAYFLRSQTAPGAGGLGADFCYVEILDTTGAEGQSVWESECLAVSTVNTCALVFSWKGLEVFDGSNSVWHTHDTESVDNNFLRTLELVDEGDMRILDKGGELAWKASDEPRAAQHCGSPGSPGLAPAMPPFADPIGQGSGNLPFGQEGGNGNSYGAYNGAAQPELPLAPLPQAAGLGGEQGVESVGETLVDNSPYDSSATGHRCSLLGIGVALGLNVVIAIAMGLGL from the coding sequence ATGGAGCTAATCACCTACATTGCCATGTGGCTCTCGTTCACCTTTCTCCTCCCATCCTACGCCACAGCGATGGCGCCAACCGGCATCGTAGAGCGGGAAATCAAGCAGCAGATTCTGGCGAGCATCCCGCCGCACTGGGAGGAGAACCCAGTGCTGTTCCTGACGTCGCCGTCCGGCAAGTACGCGGCGTATTTCTTGCGCAGCCAGACCGCACCGGGCGCTGGCGGCCTGGGAGCTGACTTCTGCTACGTGGAGATCCTCGACACCACGGGCGCGGAGGGGCAGAGCGTGTGGGAGTCGGAGTGCCTGGCGGTCAGCACCGTGAACACCTGCGCGCTCGTGTTCTCGTGGAAAGGGCTGGAGGtgttcgacggcagcaactcggtGTGGCACACACACGACACGGAGTCAGTAGACAACAACTTCCTCAGAACCCTGGAGCTAGTGGACGAGGGTGACATGCGCAtcctcgacaagggcggtgagctgGCCTGGAAGGCCAGCGACGAGCCGCGCGCAGCTCAACACTGTGGATCGCCTGGCTCACCTGGCCTGGCCCCGGCAATGCCGCCGTTCGCTGATCCGATCGGGCAGGGGAGCGGCAACTTGCCCTTCGGACAGGAAGGAGGCAATGGCAACAGCTACGGCGCCTATAATGGAGCCGCACAGCCCGAGCTGCCCCTCGCGCCGCTGCCACAAGCGGCAGGGCTCGGTGGAGAGCAAGGCGTGGAGAGCGTGGGAGAGACACTGGTGGACAACAGCCCCTACGACAGCAGTGCAACAGGTCATCGATGCAGCTTGCTTGGGATTGGAGTGGCTTTGGGTCTGAACGTGGTAATTGCCATTGCCATGGGCCTCGGTCTCTGA
- the LOC124701899 gene encoding 3-ketoacyl-CoA synthase 1-like, with the protein MEPAPSAVMERERLTAEMSFRGDAAAQQPGLERLPSIIIKIRRRLPDFARSVNLKYVKLGIRHRGSPTSYLPMLCVPVLASAAYSFVRLDVIYRSIDLLTCVAWLGTAMLLLTVYYFKRPRPVYLVEFACYKPDDQHKISKDAFLEMTDSTGAFNDAALEFQTKITTRSALGDETYLPPGVQARPPRLNMAEARLEAEAVMFGCLDALFASTGINPRRDVRILIVNCSLFNPTPSLASMIIHHYKMREDVKSFNLGGMGCSAGLIAIDLAKDMLQAHPNSYAVVLSTENITLNWYFGNDKSMLLSNCIFRMGGAAALLSNRRADAGRAKYRLLHTVRTHKGATDECFNCVYQKEDDGGKVGVSLARELMSVAGDALKTNITTLGPLVLPLSEQLKFLKSLMMRRVFRAKGVRPYIPNFRRAFEHFCVHAGGRAVLEEVQRSLSLEDKDMEPSRCTLHRFGNTSSSSLWYELAYAEAKGRVKRGNRVWQIGFGSGFKCNSAVWRALRDVPAVSSPAADADAAPGAEKIRSCNPWVDCVAKYPPKAYV; encoded by the coding sequence ATGGAGCCCGCGCCGTCGGCGGTCATGGAGCGGGAGCGCCTCACGGCCGAGATGTCCTTCCGCGGCGACGCTGCCGCCCAGCAGCCGGGCCTCGAGCGGCTGCCCAGCATCATCATCAAgatccgccgccgcctgccggaCTTCGCACGCTCCGTCAACCTCAAGTACGTCAAGCTGGGCATCCGCCACCGCGGCAGCCCCACGTCGTACCTGCCCATGCTCTGCGTCCCCGTGCTCGCCTCCGCCGCCTACTCCTTCGTGCGCCTCGACGTCATCTACCGCTCCATCGACCTGCTCACCTGCGTCGCCTGGCTCGGCACCGCCATGCTCCTCCTCACCGTCTACTACTTCAAGCGCCCGCGCCCCGTCTACCTCGTCGAGTTCGCCTGCTACAAGCCCGACGACCAGCACAAGATCTCCAAGGACGCCTTCCTGGAGATGACCGACAGCACCGGCGCCTTCAACGACGCCGCGCTGGAGTTCCAGACCAAGATCACCACCCGCTCCGCGCTCGGGGACGAGACCTACCTGCCCCCCggcgtgcaggcgcgcccgcccaGGCTCAACATGGCCGAGGCAAGGCTGGAGGCCGAGGCGGTCATGTTCGGCTGCCTCGACGCCCTCTTCGCGTCCACGGGCATCAACCCGCGCCGCGACGTGCGCATCCTCATCGTCAACTGCAGCCTCTTCAACCCGACGCCGTCGCTGGCCTCCATGATCATCCACCACTACAAGATGCGCGAGGACGTCAAGTCATTCAACCTCGGCGGCATGGGCTGCAGCGCCGGCCTCATCGCCATCGACCTCGCCAAGGACATGCTCCAGGCGCACCCCAACTCCTACGCCGTCGTCCTCAGCACCGAGAACATCACCCTCAACTGGTACTTCGGGAACGACAAGTCCATGCTCCTCTCCAACTGCATCTTCCGCATGGGCGGCGCCGCGGCGCTGCTCTCCAACCGCCGCGCCGACGCCGGTCGCGCCAAGTACCGCCTTCTCCACACCGTGCGCACGCACAAGGGTGCCACCGACGAGTGCTTCAACTGCGTCTACCAGAAAGAGGACGACGGCGGCAAGGTCGGCGTGTCGCTCGCCAGGGAGCTCATGTCCGTGGCCGGGGACGCGCTCAAGACCAACATCACCACGCTCGGCCCGCTCGTCCTGCCCCTCTCGGAGCAGCTCAAGTTCCTCAAGTCCCTGATGATGCGCCGCGTCTTCCGCGCCAAGGGCGTGCGCCCCTACATCCCCAACTTCCGCCGCGCCTTCGAGCACTTCTGCGTGCACGCCGGCGGCCGCGCCGTGTTGGAGGAGGTGCAGCGCAGCCTCAGCCTGGAGGACAAGGACATGGAGCCCAGCAGGTGCACGCTGCACCGCTTCGGCAACACCAGCAGCAGCTCGCTCTGGTACGAGCTCGCCTACGCCGAGGCCAAGGGCAGGGTCAAGCGCGGCAACCGCGTCTGGCAGATCGGCTTCGGCTCGGGCTTCAAGTGCAACAGCGCCGTCTGGCGCGCGCTCCGCGACGTGCCGGCAGTGTCGTCGCCCGCCGCCGATGCCGACGCCGCGCCGGGAGCGGAAAAGATCAGGAGCTGCAACCCCTGGGTGGACTGCGTCGCAAAGTACCCGCCCAAGGCCTACGTCTGA
- the LOC124695138 gene encoding uncharacterized protein LOC124695138 has translation MELIPISYIAMALSLVFLLPSYAMASVPTGMIERETKQQILASIPPHGQENPVLFLTSPSGKYAAHFIRSQTVPGAGGLGADFCYVEILEASEPGAEGQSVWESECLAVSTINTCALVFSWKGLEVFDGSNSVWHTHDTESVDNNFLRTLELVDEGDMRILDKGGELAWKASDEPRAAQHCGMPGSPGLVSATAPFAQPIGQGSSNLPFGQDVGGNGNGNTGVAALPQDASYDGVSGQGQGVEDVGQSIGFGSQPLVDSSPYDSGALKHGCSLLGTGLALGVSAAITMALSF, from the coding sequence ATGGAGCTCATCCCTATCTCCTACATTGCCATGGCCCTCTCGTTGGTGTTTCTCCTCCCTTCCTATGCAATGGCGTCGGTGCCAACCGGCATGATAGAGCGGGAAACCAAGCAGCAGATTCTGGCAAGCATtccgccgcatgggcaggagaACCCCGTGCTGTTCCTGACATCGCCGTCTGGCAAGTATGCGGCGCATTTCATACGCAGCCAGACTGTGCCAGGCGCCGGCGGCCTCGGGGCGGACTTCTGCTACGTGGAAATTCTTGAAGCCTCCGAGCCAGGCGCGGAGGGCCAGAGCGTGTGGGAGTCAGAGTGCTTGGCTGTGAGCACCATCAACACCTGTGCGCTCGTGTTCTCGTGGAAAGGTTTGGAGGTGTTCGACGGGAGCAACTCGGTGTGGCACACACACGACACGGAGTCGGTTGACAACAACTTCCTCAGAACCCTGGAGCTGGTGGACGAGGGTGACATGCGCAtcctcgacaagggcggtgagctgGCCTGGAAGGCCAGCGATGAGCCACGGGCGGCGCAGCACTGCGGCATGCCCGGCTCGCCCGGCCTGGTCTCGGCAACGGCGCCCTTCGCCCAACCGATCGGGCAGGGGAGCAGCAACCTGCCATTTGGACAGGATGTAGGAGGCAATGGAAACGGCAACACCGGCGTTGCAGCGCTGCCACAAGATGCATCGTATGATGGTGTCTCTGGGCAGGGGCAGGGCGTGGAAGACGTGGGGCAGTCGATTGGATTTGGCAGCCAACCGTTGGTGGACAGCAGCCCATACGACAGTGGTGCACTGAAGCATGGATGCAGCTTGCTTGGAACTGGACTTGCCTTGGGAGTCAGTGCTGCAATTACCATGGCTCTCAGTTTCTGA